A region of Mammaliicoccus sp. Dog046 DNA encodes the following proteins:
- the zwf gene encoding glucose-6-phosphate dehydrogenase — MTSETKNIPCLITIFGATGDLSHRKLFPSIFHLYQQNQLDEHIAIIGVGRRDWTTDKFRTEIKSSIKKHVQNTEKLDAFMEHVFYQSHDVSDASSYQELLEFANDLDSQYQLEGNRLFYLAMAPQFFGTVTDFLKSSGLTKTSGFKRLIIEKPFGNNLSSAEELNEQIRRSFKEEEIYRIDHYLGKDMVQNIEVLRFANAMFEPLWNNKYISNIQVTSSEILGVEDRGGYYENSGALKDMFQNHMLQMVALLAMEPPISLNSEDVRNEKVKVLRSIRPLDESEVKQNFVRGQYDKGQIDGEHVKSYREEDKVADDSNTPTFVAGKLLIDNFRWAGVPFFIRTGKRMKKKGIQVIVEFKEVPMNLYYQRDSQLDSNLLVINIQPNEGISLHLNAKKQVQGIETEPVQLSYAMSAQDKMNTVDAYENLIFDCLKGDSTNFTHWEELKATWKYVDVIQNVWDNDKAPFPNYRSGTNGPIKSQLLLSVDGFKWWDDIN; from the coding sequence TTGACAAGCGAAACAAAAAATATCCCATGTTTAATTACAATATTTGGGGCTACAGGTGATTTAAGTCATCGTAAACTGTTCCCATCTATTTTTCATTTATACCAACAAAATCAACTAGACGAACACATTGCTATAATTGGTGTAGGTCGTAGAGATTGGACAACTGATAAGTTTCGAACTGAAATAAAATCATCTATTAAAAAACACGTTCAAAATACAGAAAAATTAGATGCATTTATGGAACATGTCTTTTATCAATCTCATGATGTTAGCGATGCTTCTAGTTACCAAGAGTTATTAGAATTTGCAAATGACTTAGATTCACAATATCAATTAGAAGGCAATAGATTATTCTATTTAGCAATGGCGCCTCAATTCTTTGGTACAGTCACAGATTTCCTTAAATCTTCTGGATTAACTAAGACATCTGGATTTAAGAGACTAATCATTGAGAAACCTTTTGGGAATAATTTATCTTCTGCTGAAGAATTAAACGAACAAATCAGAAGATCATTTAAAGAAGAAGAAATATATAGAATAGACCATTATTTAGGTAAAGATATGGTTCAAAATATCGAAGTTTTAAGATTCGCAAACGCTATGTTTGAACCATTATGGAATAATAAATATATTTCTAATATACAAGTCACATCATCAGAAATTTTAGGTGTAGAAGATCGTGGCGGCTATTATGAAAATAGTGGTGCCCTTAAAGACATGTTCCAAAACCATATGTTACAAATGGTTGCTTTATTAGCAATGGAACCACCAATTAGTCTGAACAGTGAAGATGTACGTAATGAAAAAGTTAAAGTTTTACGTTCAATTCGTCCTTTAGATGAATCAGAAGTAAAACAAAACTTTGTACGCGGACAATATGACAAAGGACAAATTGATGGTGAACACGTTAAGAGTTATCGCGAAGAAGATAAAGTCGCTGATGATTCAAACACCCCTACTTTTGTTGCCGGCAAATTACTGATCGACAATTTCAGATGGGCTGGCGTACCTTTCTTTATTCGTACAGGAAAACGTATGAAGAAAAAAGGAATACAAGTTATCGTTGAATTTAAAGAAGTACCTATGAATTTATATTATCAACGTGATTCACAATTAGATTCCAATTTATTAGTCATTAATATTCAACCTAATGAAGGTATCTCATTGCATTTAAACGCTAAAAAACAAGTACAAGGTATTGAAACTGAACCTGTACAATTATCATACGCTATGAGTGCGCAAGATAAGATGAATACAGTTGATGCGTACGAGAACTTAATATTTGATTGTCTAAAAGGCGATTCAACTAACTTTACGCATTGGGAAGAATTAAAAGCTACATGGAAATATGTGGATGTAATTCAAAATGTATGGGACAATGATAAAGCACCATTCCCGAATTATAGATCTGGTACGAATGGACCTATTAAGAGTCAACTATTATTGTCAGTTGATGGATTCAAATGGTGGGACGATATTAATTAA
- the rnz gene encoding ribonuclease Z — protein sequence MELTFLGTSAGLPTKERNTQAIAFNCLPYENQIWLFDVGEATQHRILHTGVKLGKVSHIFITHLHGDHIFGLPGLLTSRSFQGGKDKPLTIIGPKGIAKFIQTALDISQSNLNYPITVNEFNTETELNIDGFHVQALPLKHGILSVGYRITAPDIEGKLEVDKLKRLGMEPGPKYQEVKANETFEYNNQTYQSKDFKGEKKKGKVITIFGDTMPCQNERILADQADVIVHETTYIEGEKHLANDYYHSHIEDVLNLMDEMNVKRGLFTHLSNRYELEDVQMIEEELKSKYKNDFYFVKDFDAFQI from the coding sequence ATGGAACTCACATTTTTAGGCACAAGTGCCGGGCTACCAACTAAAGAAAGAAATACGCAAGCGATTGCCTTTAATTGTTTACCATATGAAAATCAAATTTGGCTATTTGATGTGGGTGAGGCGACGCAACATAGAATTTTACATACAGGTGTTAAATTAGGTAAAGTGAGCCATATATTTATCACGCATTTACATGGTGATCATATATTTGGATTACCTGGTTTGTTAACAAGTCGTTCCTTCCAAGGTGGTAAAGATAAGCCACTTACGATAATAGGTCCTAAAGGGATTGCTAAATTTATACAAACTGCTCTAGATATTTCTCAATCAAATCTTAATTATCCAATTACAGTTAATGAGTTTAATACGGAAACGGAATTAAACATTGATGGTTTTCACGTTCAAGCGCTCCCTTTAAAACATGGGATATTATCTGTCGGTTATAGAATAACTGCTCCAGATATCGAAGGGAAGTTAGAGGTAGATAAATTAAAAAGATTAGGAATGGAACCTGGACCAAAATATCAGGAAGTTAAAGCAAATGAAACTTTTGAATATAATAACCAAACTTATCAGTCGAAAGACTTTAAAGGCGAAAAGAAAAAAGGGAAAGTCATCACTATATTTGGTGATACAATGCCTTGCCAAAATGAACGCATCTTAGCTGATCAAGCCGATGTCATTGTCCATGAAACAACTTATATTGAAGGTGAAAAACATTTAGCAAATGATTATTATCATAGTCATATTGAAGATGTACTCAATTTAATGGATGAAATGAATGTTAAGAGAGGGCTATTTACACATTTATCTAATAGATATGAACTAGAAGACGTTCAGATGATAGAGGAAGAATTGAAATCTAAATATAAAAACGACTTTTACTTTGTAAAAGATTTTGATGCGTTTCAAATATAA
- the proC gene encoding pyrroline-5-carboxylate reductase, which translates to MKIVFYGSGNMANAIFTGIVNSKSVEPENIYLTNKSNRDLLQGYHDTLGVNYSYDDEALLKDADYVFLSTKPYDFLKLADRIKPYITKENKFISIMAGLPISYIREHLQVENPIARIMPNTNAHVGHSVTGISFSTNFGATSKQDVITLIEAFGTALEVKEDHLHQVTAITGSGPAFLYHVFEQYVNAGTKLGIEQSQVEESIKELIIGTGKMIERSDLKMDQLRKNITSKGGTTQAGLNALSNHDIEAIFLDCLNAAVNRSVELAENEDD; encoded by the coding sequence ATGAAAATCGTGTTTTATGGTTCTGGAAATATGGCAAATGCAATATTCACAGGTATCGTTAACAGTAAATCAGTCGAGCCTGAAAATATTTATTTAACAAACAAATCAAATCGAGATTTATTACAAGGTTATCATGATACATTAGGTGTTAATTATAGTTATGATGATGAAGCATTACTTAAAGATGCAGATTATGTCTTTTTAAGCACTAAACCTTATGATTTCTTGAAACTAGCAGATCGTATTAAACCTTATATTACAAAAGAAAACAAATTTATTTCAATTATGGCTGGTTTACCTATCAGTTATATTAGAGAACATTTACAAGTAGAAAATCCAATCGCAAGAATTATGCCGAACACTAATGCACACGTTGGGCACTCTGTGACAGGAATTAGCTTTTCTACTAATTTCGGTGCAACTTCAAAACAAGATGTCATTACTTTAATTGAAGCATTTGGTACCGCATTAGAAGTTAAAGAAGATCATTTACATCAAGTGACAGCAATAACAGGAAGCGGTCCTGCTTTCTTATATCACGTATTCGAACAATATGTTAATGCCGGTACAAAGCTTGGTATTGAACAATCTCAAGTTGAAGAATCAATTAAAGAATTAATTATTGGTACTGGTAAAATGATTGAACGATCTGATTTGAAAATGGACCAACTTAGAAAGAACATTACTTCTAAAGGTGGTACAACACAAGCAGGATTAAATGCATTAAGCAATCATGATATAGAAGCTATTTTCTTAGATTGTTTAAATGCTGCAGTAAACCGAAGTGTTGAATTAGCTGAAAACGAAGATGATTAA
- a CDS encoding SDR family NAD(P)-dependent oxidoreductase produces the protein MLGKHYILTGATGSLGESLIRSLDKRGAKVTVIIRNNEKAKKLKQKYKNIVDTHILDMNETKQLETFELNNDIKYDGIINNAGLGYFKSNDHHTQQDIEEVYRINLVNLILLLNKMMPHLRRGASIVNISSISSIVTTPYSSHYAASKAALSHFTNSLRMEREDLHILLVNPGPFKSDFHIKADPTGHFQNLTGDIQLDTDDLSEQIISGMIHKKIEINAPKWMFAGLKFYQLAPRTFEKLFKKYFLSKKL, from the coding sequence ATGCTAGGGAAACATTACATTTTAACCGGCGCTACAGGAAGTCTAGGTGAATCTTTAATTCGTTCATTAGATAAACGTGGTGCTAAGGTGACAGTGATTATTCGCAATAATGAAAAAGCAAAAAAATTAAAACAAAAATATAAAAATATTGTTGATACACATATTTTGGACATGAATGAAACTAAACAATTAGAAACGTTTGAATTAAATAACGACATTAAATATGACGGCATCATTAACAATGCAGGATTAGGTTATTTTAAATCAAATGATCATCATACACAGCAAGATATCGAAGAGGTATACCGCATAAATCTTGTGAATTTAATTTTGCTACTTAATAAAATGATGCCTCATTTAAGAAGAGGTGCTTCAATTGTAAACATTTCATCAATATCTAGTATAGTTACGACACCATATAGCAGTCATTATGCAGCTTCGAAGGCAGCGCTCAGTCATTTTACAAATTCGTTAAGAATGGAAAGAGAAGATTTACATATATTACTTGTTAATCCTGGACCTTTTAAATCTGATTTTCACATTAAAGCAGATCCAACTGGACATTTCCAAAATCTAACGGGTGATATTCAGTTAGATACTGATGATTTAAGTGAACAAATTATTAGTGGTATGATCCATAAAAAAATAGAAATTAATGCACCAAAATGGATGTTTGCAGGGCTTAAATTTTATCAACTAGCACCTAGAACGTTCGAAAAATTATTCAAAAAATATTTTCTTAGCAAGAAATTATAA
- a CDS encoding aldo/keto reductase — protein sequence MQKNKLKSGIEISEVGLGCMSLGTDLEHAETIVDEAIQQGITYFDTADLYDYGHNEEILGKLLKKYQNDIVIGSKVGNHFNKEKQTHFWDPSKEHIMNSIKDSLHRLNLDQLDLYMLHGGTIEDDKDESIEAFERLKEEGLIRAYGISSIRPNVIRYYLENSNIETIMMQFSLIDNRPEDLIEEIDEHGVKILARGPLSKGLLTDKSTKVLQNKFNDGLLDYNYNDLSSTIEKLNTEFDQLSAVTLNYLKSFDALGSIITGASSREQLKDSIQHYNTTMTEEQIKHARAIVKDIQYQNHTS from the coding sequence ATGCAAAAAAACAAATTAAAAAGTGGTATCGAGATTTCCGAAGTCGGTTTAGGTTGTATGAGCCTTGGCACAGATTTAGAACATGCAGAAACAATTGTTGATGAAGCAATCCAACAAGGTATCACGTATTTTGATACAGCTGATTTATATGACTATGGTCATAATGAAGAAATTCTAGGTAAATTACTTAAAAAATATCAAAATGACATCGTTATTGGTTCAAAAGTTGGTAATCATTTTAACAAAGAAAAGCAAACACATTTTTGGGATCCTTCTAAAGAACATATTATGAATAGTATTAAAGATTCTCTACATCGTTTGAATTTAGACCAACTGGATTTATACATGTTACACGGCGGAACGATTGAAGATGATAAAGATGAATCGATTGAAGCTTTTGAAAGATTAAAAGAAGAAGGACTCATTCGTGCTTACGGAATATCTTCAATACGACCTAATGTGATTCGCTATTATTTAGAGAATAGTAATATTGAAACAATTATGATGCAATTTAGTTTAATTGATAACCGACCTGAAGATTTAATTGAAGAAATTGATGAACATGGCGTTAAAATTTTAGCGCGTGGCCCATTATCGAAAGGTTTATTAACTGATAAATCAACTAAAGTTCTTCAAAATAAATTTAATGATGGATTACTTGATTATAATTATAATGATTTATCAAGTACAATTGAAAAGTTAAACACTGAATTTGACCAACTATCTGCAGTGACTTTAAATTATTTAAAATCATTCGACGCACTTGGTTCGATTATTACAGGTGCAAGTTCACGTGAACAACTCAAAGACAGCATTCAACATTACAACACAACAATGACAGAAGAACAAATTAAACACGCGCGTGCCATTGTTAAAGATATTCAATATCAAAATCACACGTCATAA
- a CDS encoding NUDIX hydrolase, with product MKLTEETISKEVIYKGRIFDLEKHQVSLPNGETSEREIILHNGAVSVLAVTPEEEILVVEQFRKAMEKTLIEIPAGKLEIGEDREEAAIRELEEETGYIADQLELIGEVYGCPGFCNEKVSIYIAKDLKVGKINLDEDEFLNVTKIPVSEIQSLLSSGKIEDAKTLIAFQHFALNYNNSK from the coding sequence TTGAAATTAACAGAAGAAACGATTTCTAAAGAAGTTATATACAAAGGACGTATTTTTGATTTAGAAAAACATCAAGTATCACTACCAAATGGAGAAACAAGTGAAAGAGAAATCATATTACATAATGGTGCCGTATCTGTATTAGCAGTTACACCTGAAGAAGAGATACTCGTTGTGGAACAATTTAGAAAAGCAATGGAGAAAACATTAATTGAAATTCCTGCTGGTAAACTAGAAATTGGCGAGGATAGAGAAGAAGCAGCGATTAGAGAATTAGAAGAAGAAACGGGTTATATTGCTGATCAATTAGAATTAATTGGTGAAGTATATGGTTGTCCAGGTTTCTGTAATGAAAAAGTAAGCATATACATAGCAAAAGATTTAAAAGTCGGGAAAATTAATTTAGATGAAGATGAATTTTTAAATGTCACTAAAATTCCAGTGAGTGAAATTCAAAGTTTATTATCATCTGGTAAGATAGAAGACGCTAAAACTTTAATTGCATTTCAACATTTTGCTTTAAATTATAATAATTCTAAATAA
- a CDS encoding Fur family transcriptional regulator, translated as MEERIQRVKEQLHKASYKLTPQREATVRVLLENESDHLSAEDVYLKVKDKAPEIGLATVYRTLELLAELKVVDKINFGDGVARFDLRKEGAKHFHHHMVCMECGAVDEIEEDLLDDVERRVEKDFAFKILDHRLTFHGVCHRCQKD; from the coding sequence TTGGAAGAACGTATACAACGTGTGAAAGAGCAATTGCACAAAGCTTCTTATAAGTTAACACCTCAAAGGGAAGCGACTGTTAGAGTATTACTTGAGAATGAATCTGACCACTTAAGTGCAGAAGATGTATACTTAAAAGTAAAAGATAAGGCACCAGAGATCGGTTTAGCAACGGTATACCGAACATTAGAACTTTTAGCTGAGTTAAAAGTAGTCGACAAAATCAATTTCGGTGATGGTGTCGCTCGATTTGATCTGAGAAAAGAAGGGGCAAAACATTTTCATCATCATATGGTTTGTATGGAATGTGGTGCAGTTGATGAAATTGAAGAAGATTTATTGGATGATGTGGAAAGACGCGTAGAGAAAGATTTTGCATTTAAAATTTTAGATCATCGCCTAACATTTCATGGCGTGTGTCATAGATGTCAAAAAGATTAA
- the xerD gene encoding site-specific tyrosine recombinase XerD yields the protein MEQIINEFIDFIRLEKGLSQNTIQSYKRDLTQYHDYLSEQKLKHIDNVDRMVIQKYFATLKDEGKSSKTIARLAATIRSFHQFAIREKYAVKDPTILIETPKYEQKLPDVLSEQEVNQLLTFTHITNARDERDRAMLELLYGTGVRVSELIQLKVEDVNLTMGFVRVFGKGNKERIVPLGDQLMNILKYYIQEVRPNLLKKQITDVLFLNARGGALTRQGFWKILKKIGLEKGITKTLTPHTLRHSFATHLLENGADLRAVQEMLGHSDISTTQLYTHISKKQIRDMYLTYHPRAKKE from the coding sequence ATGGAGCAAATTATCAATGAATTTATAGATTTTATAAGACTTGAAAAAGGATTGAGTCAAAACACCATCCAATCTTATAAAAGAGATTTAACACAATATCATGACTATTTAAGTGAACAAAAATTAAAGCATATCGATAACGTAGATAGAATGGTTATTCAAAAGTACTTTGCTACATTAAAAGATGAAGGTAAATCTTCTAAAACAATTGCAAGACTTGCTGCAACGATTAGAAGTTTTCATCAATTTGCGATTAGAGAAAAGTATGCAGTCAAAGATCCAACAATATTAATAGAAACACCAAAATATGAACAAAAATTACCTGACGTACTTAGTGAACAAGAAGTTAATCAGTTGTTAACCTTTACGCACATTACAAATGCGAGAGATGAGCGAGACCGCGCAATGTTAGAATTATTGTATGGAACTGGTGTCAGGGTTTCTGAACTGATCCAACTTAAAGTAGAAGATGTTAACTTAACGATGGGGTTCGTAAGAGTATTTGGTAAAGGGAATAAAGAACGTATCGTACCGCTAGGCGATCAATTAATGAATATATTGAAGTACTACATACAAGAAGTTCGTCCAAATTTATTAAAAAAACAAATTACGGATGTACTATTTTTAAACGCAAGAGGTGGCGCTTTGACGCGACAAGGATTTTGGAAAATATTAAAGAAAATTGGATTAGAAAAAGGGATAACGAAGACGTTGACACCACATACGCTAAGACATTCATTTGCAACGCATTTATTGGAAAATGGCGCGGATTTGAGAGCGGTACAAGAAATGTTAGGACATTCAGACATTTCAACGACACAACTCTATACACATATATCGAAAAAACAAATACGTGATATGTACTTAACGTATCATCCAAGAGCAAAGAAGGAGTAA
- a CDS encoding DUF309 domain-containing protein, translated as MEIDVINFHYNFHVHRHYFECHDILEEYWKAQPHFSKNDAVVSLILFSTACYHYRRENIKGALKTFNKSLQIAILNPSFEYLGVEREAYISVIQSQILKINQNKKYKSIQLPLTDECLYALNQTFTDFEYNTLPDVSDYIKHHHLLRDRTEVIEQRNAAYLNRRSKR; from the coding sequence ATGGAAATAGACGTGATAAACTTTCATTACAACTTCCATGTCCATAGACATTACTTTGAATGTCATGACATATTAGAGGAATATTGGAAAGCACAACCGCATTTCAGCAAAAATGATGCAGTAGTAAGTTTAATATTATTTTCAACAGCTTGCTATCATTACAGACGAGAGAACATCAAAGGTGCACTTAAAACCTTTAATAAATCCTTACAAATCGCCATCCTTAATCCTTCATTTGAATATCTAGGTGTTGAGAGAGAAGCTTATATTTCTGTGATTCAATCTCAAATATTAAAAATAAACCAAAATAAAAAATATAAAAGTATTCAACTACCACTAACAGATGAATGTTTATATGCCTTAAATCAAACATTTACTGATTTTGAATACAACACGCTACCAGATGTTTCAGACTATATTAAACATCATCACTTATTAAGAGATAGAACGGAAGTGATTGAACAGCGTAATGCTGCTTACCTCAATCGTCGTTCTAAACGATAA
- a CDS encoding segregation/condensation protein A has product MYEVKLDAFEGPLDLLLHLIQKYEIDIYDIPMKELTEQYLSYIHQMKILEINVASEYLVMASELLMIKSKLLLPTQPSDLDEYEDDPRDDLVKQLIEYQNYKAYAELLNDMKSDREQIFIKKPADLSNFEAMYDKRAPLDLNMTDLIVAYQRTKKRQRFNQPQQVTVSEDSYTIEMATASIESQLSKKKSYNFFESLPPDLTVNVLVTMFLAILEMMKLRQIDVFQQQQFGEITINRGVNYGS; this is encoded by the coding sequence ATGTATGAAGTAAAACTTGACGCCTTTGAAGGACCATTGGATTTATTACTTCATTTGATACAAAAATACGAAATAGATATCTATGATATTCCAATGAAGGAACTGACTGAACAATATTTAAGCTATATACATCAAATGAAAATTTTAGAAATAAATGTTGCAAGTGAATATTTGGTTATGGCATCAGAACTTTTAATGATAAAAAGTAAATTATTATTGCCGACACAACCTTCTGATTTAGATGAATATGAAGATGATCCAAGAGACGATTTGGTTAAACAATTAATAGAATATCAAAACTATAAAGCTTATGCAGAATTATTAAATGACATGAAAAGTGATCGCGAACAAATTTTCATTAAAAAACCTGCAGATTTATCAAATTTTGAAGCTATGTATGATAAACGTGCACCATTAGATTTGAATATGACAGATTTAATTGTTGCATATCAGCGTACTAAAAAGAGACAACGATTTAATCAGCCACAACAAGTAACTGTTAGTGAGGATAGTTACACAATAGAAATGGCAACTGCAAGTATTGAATCACAACTTTCAAAAAAGAAAAGTTATAATTTTTTTGAAAGTCTACCACCAGACTTAACGGTCAATGTGTTAGTTACAATGTTTTTAGCAATATTAGAAATGATGAAATTAAGACAAATAGATGTGTTTCAACAACAACAATTTGGAGAAATTACTATAAATCGAGGCGTGAATTATGGAAGTTAG
- the scpB gene encoding SMC-Scp complex subunit ScpB, which translates to MEVSKLGLLEGLLYSLGDEGIDTNQLCEILELTPVQLKELAETYERETLQITFYGSKCILTAKPIMHPYLEQLMIDNMNTKLSQAALETLSIIAYNQPVTRSDIEMIRGVNSDASVKTLIAKGVIESKHNEQSRSQLLFTTDYFLNVFGLTSLDELPKSTNEENEQEEMDLFFSSMNDQTNNEEQ; encoded by the coding sequence ATGGAAGTTAGTAAATTAGGTTTATTAGAAGGATTATTATATTCATTAGGTGATGAAGGTATTGATACTAATCAATTGTGTGAAATTTTAGAGTTAACACCTGTACAATTGAAAGAATTAGCAGAAACATATGAAAGAGAAACATTACAAATCACATTTTACGGAAGTAAATGTATTTTAACTGCTAAACCTATCATGCATCCTTATCTTGAACAGTTAATGATAGATAATATGAATACAAAGTTATCTCAAGCAGCACTAGAAACATTGTCCATCATTGCATATAATCAACCAGTAACACGTAGTGATATTGAAATGATCAGAGGTGTTAATTCTGATGCTTCAGTTAAGACGTTAATCGCTAAAGGTGTTATAGAATCGAAACATAATGAACAGTCACGAAGTCAATTATTATTTACAACTGATTATTTCTTAAATGTTTTTGGATTAACATCATTAGATGAATTACCTAAATCTACAAATGAAGAAAATGAACAAGAAGAAATGGATTTATTTTTTAGTAGCATGAACGATCAAACCAATAATGAGGAGCAATAA
- a CDS encoding pseudouridine synthase produces the protein MSEELERLQKVIAKSGYTSRRKAEKLIEEGLVYVNHKQVKELGTKVKDSDYIEVEGIPLEMPDKLYILFHKPTKVITSVSDDKGRAVVTDFFKDIKARIFPVGRLDYDTSGLLILTNDGEFTNLMTHPRYKIQKKYVAKLKGYLLREEVKQLEKGIQLEDGMTQPAIVKVKSQDRDRNVTHVEITITEGRNRQVRRMFSHFGHEVVKLSRVEYGPLNLKGLNAGQGRTLSPHEIKTLRVLAQDGK, from the coding sequence ATGAGTGAAGAATTAGAAAGATTACAGAAAGTCATTGCTAAAAGCGGTTATACTTCAAGAAGAAAAGCAGAAAAGTTAATTGAAGAAGGACTTGTATACGTTAATCATAAACAAGTAAAAGAATTAGGTACGAAAGTGAAAGACTCTGATTATATTGAAGTTGAAGGAATTCCATTAGAAATGCCTGATAAACTTTATATCTTATTCCATAAGCCAACTAAAGTAATCACAAGTGTTTCTGATGATAAAGGTAGAGCGGTTGTAACGGATTTCTTTAAAGACATTAAAGCTAGAATTTTCCCTGTTGGGCGATTAGACTACGATACTTCTGGATTACTTATTTTAACGAATGATGGGGAATTCACTAATTTAATGACACATCCACGTTATAAAATTCAAAAAAAATATGTCGCTAAATTAAAAGGTTACCTGTTAAGAGAAGAAGTTAAACAACTTGAAAAAGGTATTCAATTAGAAGATGGAATGACTCAACCTGCTATTGTTAAAGTGAAAAGTCAAGATAGAGATAGAAATGTCACACATGTTGAAATCACAATTACAGAAGGTAGAAACAGACAAGTTCGTCGTATGTTTAGTCATTTCGGACATGAAGTTGTTAAATTATCAAGAGTTGAGTATGGACCTTTAAATTTAAAAGGTCTAAACGCTGGTCAAGGCAGAACTTTATCACCACATGAAATCAAAACATTAAGAGTTTTAGCTCAAGATGGAAAGTAA
- the resA gene encoding thiol-disulfide oxidoreductase ResA, which translates to MKKKQKTIIQIIITVVILLAIVFTVWSSLTKDNDKIAKVGDEAPLFELETVDGKTVNLKDLRGKGVLINFWGTWCEPCKREMPELERQYQEYKDQGIEVVAIHVRKNPQQIKQYLSSLKETPTFKVVMDNDNLVTDAYGVNPLPTTITVDKNGKIVTKHTGELSKKQIIEEMEKVKSK; encoded by the coding sequence ATGAAGAAGAAACAAAAGACGATAATTCAAATTATTATCACGGTCGTAATTCTTCTCGCAATTGTATTCACAGTCTGGTCTAGTCTTACAAAAGATAACGATAAGATTGCAAAAGTAGGAGACGAAGCACCGTTATTTGAATTAGAAACAGTAGATGGTAAAACTGTAAACTTGAAAGATTTGCGTGGTAAAGGTGTATTAATTAACTTCTGGGGAACTTGGTGTGAACCTTGTAAACGAGAAATGCCAGAATTAGAAAGACAATACCAAGAATATAAAGATCAAGGTATAGAAGTCGTTGCCATTCATGTTAGAAAAAATCCACAACAAATTAAGCAATACTTAAGTTCGTTAAAAGAAACACCAACTTTTAAAGTTGTAATGGATAACGATAATTTAGTAACTGACGCTTATGGTGTTAATCCTTTACCAACAACGATAACTGTAGATAAAAATGGAAAAATAGTAACGAAACATACAGGGGAATTATCTAAAAAGCAAATCATCGAAGAAATGGAAAAGGTTAAAAGTAAATAA